The following are from one region of the Vicinamibacterales bacterium genome:
- a CDS encoding glycosyltransferase family 2 protein translates to MTVVALTTVFWVSVVLIGYSYIGYPVLMFLLARVRPNPDKADPAYRPRVSLVIAACNEEKAIRQKLENTLALDYSRELLQIIVAADGSTDRTADIVAEYADRGVALMHQPERRGKSAALDRAVGACTGEVLLFSDANTDYSRDAVLTMIRHFADPKVGGVSGRKIVLEDRQRAATQGETAYWGYESSLKCWESAVGSIVTADGEIFAMRRTLFGGLPSSIVHDDMYLTLQMIDAGYRVVYEPQATSAEYASKNLFDEFHLKVRYASAGYQIVSRFRQFFVPWPTWFGLEFASHKLLRWLAPFFLLGAFATSGALAARQPYTLIFVAQAAFYAAAGFGYLLRRQSIGGVLYFPLYFSVMNAAALYGFVRYFRSGQSPLWRKAER, encoded by the coding sequence ATGACGGTAGTGGCGCTGACCACGGTTTTCTGGGTATCGGTCGTCCTGATCGGCTACAGCTACATCGGTTACCCGGTGTTGATGTTCCTGCTCGCCAGGGTGCGGCCAAACCCCGACAAGGCCGATCCCGCGTATCGGCCGCGGGTCAGTCTGGTCATCGCGGCGTGTAACGAAGAGAAGGCGATCCGGCAGAAGCTGGAGAACACCCTCGCCCTCGACTACTCGCGCGAGCTGCTCCAGATCATCGTCGCGGCCGACGGCTCGACGGATCGCACGGCGGACATCGTCGCCGAATACGCGGACCGCGGTGTGGCGCTGATGCACCAACCCGAGCGGCGCGGCAAGTCGGCGGCGCTCGACCGCGCCGTCGGCGCCTGCACCGGAGAGGTCCTGCTCTTCTCGGACGCCAACACCGACTACTCGCGCGACGCCGTCCTCACCATGATCCGGCACTTCGCCGATCCGAAGGTCGGCGGCGTGTCGGGGCGCAAGATCGTGCTCGAAGATCGCCAGCGCGCGGCGACGCAGGGGGAGACGGCGTATTGGGGCTACGAATCGTCCCTGAAATGCTGGGAGAGCGCCGTCGGATCCATCGTGACGGCGGACGGCGAGATCTTCGCCATGCGGCGCACCCTCTTCGGCGGGCTGCCTTCGTCGATCGTCCATGACGACATGTATCTGACGCTCCAGATGATCGACGCGGGCTACCGCGTCGTCTACGAGCCGCAGGCGACCTCGGCGGAGTACGCGTCGAAGAACCTCTTCGACGAGTTTCATTTGAAGGTGCGCTACGCATCGGCCGGCTACCAGATCGTGTCGCGGTTCCGGCAGTTCTTCGTTCCCTGGCCGACGTGGTTCGGGCTCGAATTCGCCTCGCACAAGCTGCTGCGATGGCTGGCGCCGTTCTTCCTGTTGGGCGCGTTCGCGACGAGCGGCGCGTTGGCGGCGAGGCAGCCGTATACGCTCATCTTCGTGGCCCAGGCCGCCTTCTATGCGGCGGCCGGCTTCGGCTACCTTCTCCGCCGGCAGTCGATCGGCGGCGTGCTGTACTTTCCGTTGTATTTCTCGGTCATGAACGCCGCGGCCCTCTACGGATTCGTCCGCTATTTCCGGTCGGGCCAGTCTCCGCTGTGGAGGAAGGCGGAGCGATAA
- a CDS encoding glycosyltransferase family 4 protein → MQFIYHHRTAGRGGEGVHITSVVRALLRGGHAVTLVSPPGVDPLAPAADVPLDKDMKGIARPSGISRLWKWLSCSCPQFVFELAEIAYNAYALVTLPRRLRGREPRVYYERYAFFMSAGVWVAKWYGRPVILEVNEVTGIQRARAQKLLRLSRWFERQTFSRADEIITVSSFLQREVLQRGGRPGHVHVVPNAIDPARFQHADGRAVRARLGLGDATVVGFAGWFDRWDRLDRLVAALGTLRQTHGDVRLLLVGDGPVAHELREAIARAGLEPFTTLTGPVPRAEVPSYLDAMDICVLPDSNEFGSPIVLFEFMALGKAIIGPDVAPVRDVIRPGENGWIVNQRNGGDLTAAIGELVADPALRTRMGLAARRQALADHTWDAVAIRVESLAAAHLGTASPADIALGAA, encoded by the coding sequence ATGCAGTTCATCTACCATCACCGCACGGCCGGCCGGGGAGGCGAAGGCGTCCACATCACCAGCGTGGTGCGGGCGCTGCTGCGCGGCGGCCACGCCGTCACGCTGGTCTCTCCTCCCGGCGTCGATCCGCTGGCGCCCGCCGCCGACGTGCCGCTCGACAAGGACATGAAGGGAATCGCGCGGCCATCAGGCATCAGCCGGCTGTGGAAGTGGCTCAGTTGCTCGTGCCCGCAGTTCGTCTTCGAGCTGGCGGAGATCGCGTACAACGCTTACGCCCTGGTGACGCTCCCGCGGCGGCTTCGCGGCCGCGAGCCGAGGGTGTATTACGAACGGTACGCGTTCTTCATGTCGGCCGGCGTCTGGGTCGCCAAATGGTACGGCCGTCCGGTCATCCTCGAGGTCAACGAGGTCACCGGCATCCAACGCGCGAGAGCGCAGAAGCTGCTCCGGCTCTCCCGCTGGTTCGAGCGCCAGACATTCTCGCGGGCCGACGAAATCATCACCGTGTCGAGCTTCCTGCAGCGGGAGGTCCTGCAGCGGGGCGGCCGGCCGGGCCACGTGCACGTCGTGCCGAACGCCATCGACCCGGCGCGTTTCCAGCACGCGGATGGACGGGCCGTGCGCGCCAGGCTCGGCCTCGGCGATGCGACTGTCGTCGGGTTTGCCGGCTGGTTCGATCGGTGGGATCGGCTCGATCGGCTCGTCGCGGCGCTGGGGACGTTGCGGCAGACGCACGGCGACGTCCGGCTGCTGCTCGTCGGCGACGGTCCGGTGGCGCACGAGCTCCGCGAGGCGATCGCTCGCGCCGGGCTCGAGCCGTTCACCACGCTCACCGGCCCCGTGCCGAGGGCCGAGGTGCCGAGCTACCTCGACGCGATGGACATCTGCGTCCTGCCCGACTCCAACGAATTCGGCTCGCCGATCGTGCTCTTCGAATTCATGGCGCTCGGAAAGGCGATCATCGGGCCTGACGTCGCGCCGGTGCGGGACGTGATCAGGCCTGGCGAAAACGGCTGGATCGTGAATCAGCGCAACGGCGGCGACCTGACCGCGGCGATCGGCGAACTGGTCGCCGATCCGGCCCTGCGTACTCGCATGGGCCTGGCGGCGCGGCGGCAGGCCTTGGCCGATCACACCTGGGATGCCGTGGCGATACGGGTCGAATCACTCGCGGCGGCGCATCTGGGCACGGCGTCGCCGGCTGACATCGCACTGGGGGCGGCATGA
- a CDS encoding glycosyltransferase gives MTSDTGTTQMRSGATVAHVVLSLQPGGLERLVCDLSVATARMGARVFVYCLDEKGRLAPALESEGIAVKLVGRRAGLGLGLIPRLRRLLLADKIDVLHTHGVDPMLYAGWAARLAGTPVRVHTQHDTMLETKGWRHRLKFRLAGPAFHSVVAVSRMTEQIVARHYRGRGLRTIANGIDVERFRVRTGAEDGERRTAGAGLVIGTVARLAPEKAIDSLIDAFSTVQRAIPNCRLVIVGDGPERESLHARVRELRLESRVEFAGHQQSVERFVRDFDLFVLPSRTEGIPLAMLEAMATGIPVVATAVGGVPEVIVNGESGVLVAPNDSLALSAALIRVLSDPTLRARLGESGAKQVRGSFSLASMAARYRALYHQDRVRGWAAAVRSALMRVTPRAMMTWRGPVSRHEVALTLDDGPDPEFTPKLLEILKRHDVRATFFLIGEKVDRHDGLVRRIVNDGHQIANHSYSHPHFGALTLREARSEIERGRRAVERAHSSAAGRLFRPPRGTLCTASTVLAWLTGSTVVLWSVDYKDFRAETADDITRVAANGRLVAGDIILYHGHNQAALEALPEVLQAARREGLTFVPVSRMCWA, from the coding sequence ATGACGAGCGATACCGGAACCACGCAGATGCGATCAGGGGCGACCGTCGCTCACGTGGTCCTGAGCCTCCAACCAGGTGGCCTCGAACGGCTCGTCTGCGACCTCTCAGTCGCGACGGCGCGGATGGGCGCCCGTGTGTTCGTCTATTGCCTGGACGAGAAGGGACGCCTGGCGCCCGCCCTCGAGAGTGAAGGGATCGCGGTGAAGCTCGTCGGCCGCCGCGCGGGGCTCGGTCTCGGGCTGATTCCGCGGCTGCGGCGGCTCTTGCTCGCCGACAAGATCGACGTCCTGCACACGCACGGCGTCGATCCCATGCTCTATGCCGGGTGGGCCGCCCGCCTCGCCGGCACTCCGGTACGAGTCCATACGCAGCATGACACGATGCTCGAAACCAAAGGCTGGCGTCACCGTCTGAAATTCAGACTGGCGGGGCCCGCCTTTCACTCGGTCGTCGCGGTGTCTCGCATGACCGAGCAGATCGTGGCGCGACACTACCGCGGGCGCGGATTGCGCACCATCGCCAACGGCATCGACGTCGAGCGGTTCCGGGTACGCACCGGCGCCGAAGATGGCGAACGCCGAACCGCGGGTGCGGGACTCGTCATCGGCACCGTCGCGAGACTCGCACCCGAGAAGGCGATCGATTCGCTGATCGACGCTTTCTCCACCGTCCAGCGCGCGATTCCCAACTGCCGCCTCGTGATCGTCGGCGATGGTCCCGAGCGCGAATCCCTGCACGCGAGGGTGCGCGAACTGCGGCTGGAATCCCGCGTCGAGTTCGCCGGCCATCAGCAGTCGGTCGAACGATTCGTTCGAGACTTCGATCTGTTCGTGCTGCCTTCCCGAACCGAAGGCATACCGCTCGCGATGCTCGAAGCGATGGCGACTGGCATCCCGGTCGTCGCGACAGCGGTGGGCGGAGTGCCGGAAGTGATCGTGAACGGCGAATCCGGCGTGCTCGTCGCGCCGAACGATTCCCTGGCGTTGTCCGCCGCCCTGATTCGTGTGCTCTCGGACCCCACTCTCCGTGCGCGACTCGGTGAATCCGGCGCGAAGCAAGTTCGCGGCTCGTTCAGCCTCGCGAGCATGGCGGCCCGGTACCGAGCCCTGTATCACCAGGATCGCGTACGCGGCTGGGCCGCCGCCGTCCGGTCGGCGCTGATGCGCGTGACGCCGCGCGCGATGATGACCTGGCGCGGACCGGTGAGCCGGCACGAGGTGGCGCTCACGCTCGACGATGGACCCGATCCCGAGTTCACGCCGAAGCTGCTCGAGATCCTCAAGCGCCACGACGTCCGGGCCACCTTCTTCCTGATCGGCGAGAAGGTCGATCGGCACGACGGCCTGGTCCGGAGGATCGTCAACGATGGTCATCAGATCGCCAACCACTCGTATTCGCATCCCCACTTCGGGGCGCTGACCCTGCGCGAAGCCCGATCGGAGATCGAGCGCGGCCGTCGCGCCGTCGAGCGCGCGCATTCGTCGGCGGCGGGCCGGTTGTTCCGTCCGCCGCGCGGCACGCTGTGCACCGCCTCCACGGTTCTCGCATGGCTGACCGGCAGCACCGTCGTCCTGTGGAGCGTCGACTACAAGGACTTCCGCGCGGAAACCGCTGACGACATCACGCGGGTGGCCGCGAACGGACGGCTGGTCGCCGGCGACATCATCCTGTACCACGGCCACAACCAGGCCGCGCTCGAAGCGCTGCCCGAGGTGCTCCAGGCTGCCCGCCGGGAAGGCCTGACGTTCGTGCCCGTCTCCAGAATGTGCTGGGCGTGA
- a CDS encoding oligosaccharide flippase family protein, translated as MSSDLKRFGRKTSTYTLGNFIYRGASFVLVPLYMRTLTPADFGILELITTIGYLVQTLISAGVAHAALRYYYEYEDERDRHAVISSALIGTFLYVSAAALIFALNAGNLSRWLFHSDAYALPFRLVALLMVLETTREINMAFVRAKERAGFFIVVSLLQLTVQISATVWTVVYLKLGFVGILWGTVAATACVWLLLTLFTARHCGLRFEPSRLRPLFGYAAPLMLSAMGWSTFQYLDRFVLNAFASLTALGLFSVALKVGSVIPILVVTPFTNSYGPFRFSIMKRPDAEHLYARTMTYYVAGAGLVTVALAGLSHELIRIAATPEYWGAAQLIPFAVIPGFFGGIQYCLQTGPLVRKETKCLFYIAIATGAVNIVLVLALVPTLGAIGAALAAVGSGIYGISHTYVVSQRFYPIAYEFKKLARIVGLGVGLVALAFLIPLNNLWLAIAVKSAIVACYPLGLFVLGVFTADERRAIADAWEQVVARLRGERVPSATAASVSPGN; from the coding sequence ATGAGTAGCGATCTCAAGAGGTTCGGCCGCAAGACGTCTACGTATACGCTCGGCAATTTCATCTATCGCGGCGCGTCCTTCGTGCTCGTGCCGCTGTATATGCGGACCCTGACGCCGGCGGATTTCGGAATCCTGGAGTTGATCACCACGATCGGCTACCTGGTTCAGACGCTGATCAGCGCCGGCGTGGCCCACGCGGCGCTGCGCTACTACTACGAATACGAAGACGAGCGCGATCGGCATGCGGTCATCAGTTCGGCTCTCATCGGGACGTTCCTCTACGTTTCAGCCGCGGCGCTCATCTTCGCGCTCAACGCGGGAAATCTTTCGCGATGGCTGTTTCATTCGGATGCGTATGCGCTGCCGTTCAGGCTCGTCGCCCTGCTGATGGTGCTCGAGACCACGCGCGAGATCAACATGGCCTTCGTCCGGGCCAAGGAGCGCGCCGGGTTCTTCATCGTGGTGTCGCTGCTGCAGCTCACCGTACAGATCAGCGCCACCGTCTGGACGGTCGTGTACCTGAAGCTGGGCTTCGTCGGCATCCTCTGGGGCACGGTGGCGGCGACAGCGTGCGTCTGGCTGTTGCTGACGCTCTTCACCGCCCGTCACTGCGGCCTGCGGTTCGAGCCTTCCCGGCTTCGGCCCTTGTTCGGCTACGCGGCGCCGTTAATGCTGTCGGCGATGGGATGGTCGACGTTCCAATATCTCGATCGATTCGTGTTGAACGCCTTTGCGAGTTTGACGGCACTCGGCCTGTTCTCGGTGGCGCTGAAGGTCGGGAGCGTCATCCCGATCCTGGTGGTGACGCCATTCACCAACAGCTACGGGCCCTTCCGCTTCTCGATCATGAAGCGTCCGGACGCCGAGCACCTGTACGCGCGGACGATGACCTACTATGTGGCGGGCGCTGGCCTGGTTACCGTTGCGCTGGCGGGATTGAGCCATGAACTGATCCGAATTGCGGCCACACCCGAGTACTGGGGAGCCGCCCAACTGATACCGTTCGCCGTCATCCCGGGATTCTTCGGCGGCATTCAGTACTGTTTGCAGACCGGTCCGCTGGTGCGAAAAGAGACCAAGTGCCTCTTCTACATTGCCATCGCCACCGGCGCCGTCAATATCGTGCTCGTGCTGGCACTGGTGCCGACGCTCGGAGCGATCGGCGCCGCCCTTGCGGCAGTTGGCTCGGGCATCTACGGGATCTCGCACACCTACGTCGTGTCGCAGCGCTTCTATCCGATTGCCTACGAATTCAAGAAGCTCGCGCGCATCGTCGGCCTCGGCGTGGGGCTTGTGGCACTGGCATTCCTGATCCCGCTCAACAATCTCTGGCTCGCCATCGCCGTCAAGAGCGCGATTGTCGCGTGCTACCCGCTCGGTCTCTTCGTGCTCGGCGTGTTCACCGCCGACGAACGGCGGGCCATCGCCGATGCGTGGGAGCAGGTGGTGGCGCGCCTTCGCGGCGAGCGCGTTCCGAGCGCCACGGCGGCGTCCGTATCGCCGGGCAACTGA
- a CDS encoding glycosyltransferase family 2 protein, translating into MEQVTHGDGARVSIGLPVYNGERFLDRALTCLRSQTFREFELVISDNGSTDETAAICARHAAEDGRIRYLREETNRGASWNFNNVVRGSTADYFMWAAHDDLWHETYVARCVELLDARPDIVHCYAGGVSIDEHDRPLRNLRFGPDLTCDSQSERLRRYFSNPTAFHSLFGLIRRSALGFTDLMPNCFAGDVIFLAQLSLVGRATYVDDRLFYNRDFDGRATRVLTESEAAAWYDPANAARTPSSRFTQLRLVGRAIRRVPMSMAERVRCALTLLRWANWNRRFLLTEAMATLRPSRP; encoded by the coding sequence ATGGAGCAGGTGACGCACGGCGACGGCGCCCGCGTGTCGATCGGTCTCCCCGTGTACAACGGTGAGCGGTTCCTCGATCGGGCGCTGACCTGTCTGCGGTCACAGACGTTTCGCGAGTTCGAGCTGGTGATTTCCGACAACGGATCGACCGACGAAACCGCGGCCATTTGTGCCAGGCACGCCGCCGAGGACGGGCGCATCCGTTACCTGCGGGAAGAGACAAATCGCGGCGCTTCGTGGAATTTCAACAACGTCGTCCGCGGTTCTACCGCCGACTACTTCATGTGGGCCGCGCACGACGATCTCTGGCACGAGACTTACGTCGCGCGATGCGTCGAGCTTCTCGACGCGCGACCGGACATCGTCCACTGCTATGCCGGCGGCGTCTCGATCGACGAACACGATCGCCCGTTGCGCAATCTCAGGTTTGGCCCGGACTTGACCTGCGATTCGCAAAGTGAACGCCTACGGCGCTATTTCAGCAATCCCACCGCGTTTCACTCGCTATTCGGCTTGATCAGACGGTCTGCCCTCGGCTTCACCGACCTGATGCCGAACTGCTTCGCCGGCGACGTCATTTTTCTCGCGCAACTGTCGCTGGTCGGGCGCGCGACCTACGTCGACGACAGGCTCTTCTACAATCGCGATTTCGACGGGCGGGCGACCCGCGTGCTCACCGAGTCGGAAGCCGCCGCCTGGTACGATCCCGCGAATGCCGCCAGGACGCCGTCGTCGCGATTCACCCAGCTTCGCCTGGTCGGCCGAGCCATCCGACGCGTGCCGATGTCCATGGCCGAGCGCGTCCGATGCGCGCTGACGCTCTTGCGGTGGGCGAACTGGAATCGGCGGTTCCTGCTCACGGAAGCCATGGCCACCCTGCGTCCGTCCAGACCGTAA
- a CDS encoding DUF5009 domain-containing protein yields MTSSPAYGNLALSPAAAIAAPYATEASASPRPASPRLASLDAYRGFVMVALMGEGFLNALGVDYFPHSRFWQAVGAQFRHVPWQGLTFWDLIQPSFMLLVGVAIPFSLASRRARGDTSLVIWTRILRRTLLFLVLGVIILSRRLTSTDFNFADDVLPQIGLSYPFACLAEGWPVGTQVLFVAAILGLDWAAFALHPVAGALPSGVPAGWHQYGGFFAHWNRFGNLGADVERSLRNLFPRSSPFDYDKAGLATLNFVPSIATLTFGVMAGQRLRAESAAAACRWLVAWGAALIGAGLLMGWTLCPIVKSIWTPSYTLLSGGCVFLILAAFVSTIEVWGARAWAFPLVVVGTNSLAMYLMLHLFAESLWRGVGRHLSWLPWLGEYAVVSALLWLTCYWMYRKRIVITI; encoded by the coding sequence GTGACCAGCTCGCCTGCGTACGGCAACCTGGCCCTGTCGCCTGCGGCCGCAATCGCGGCCCCGTACGCCACCGAGGCGAGCGCTTCTCCGCGGCCGGCGAGCCCACGGCTGGCGTCACTCGACGCGTACCGCGGATTCGTGATGGTCGCCCTCATGGGCGAGGGCTTTCTCAACGCGCTCGGCGTCGATTACTTTCCCCACAGCCGTTTCTGGCAAGCCGTGGGCGCGCAGTTCCGACATGTGCCCTGGCAGGGCCTCACATTCTGGGACCTGATCCAGCCCTCGTTCATGCTCCTGGTCGGCGTGGCGATCCCGTTCTCGCTCGCATCGCGGCGCGCCCGCGGAGATACATCGCTGGTGATCTGGACCAGAATCCTGCGGCGTACGCTGCTCTTCCTCGTCCTTGGCGTCATCATCCTGTCGCGGCGGCTGACCTCGACCGACTTCAATTTCGCCGACGATGTTCTGCCGCAGATCGGGCTGAGCTATCCGTTCGCTTGCCTCGCCGAAGGATGGCCGGTCGGCACCCAGGTGCTTTTCGTCGCGGCGATCCTCGGACTCGATTGGGCGGCCTTCGCCCTTCACCCGGTAGCCGGCGCGCTGCCGTCGGGCGTTCCAGCCGGCTGGCACCAGTACGGGGGCTTCTTCGCGCACTGGAATCGGTTCGGCAACCTCGGCGCCGACGTCGAGCGATCGTTGCGGAACCTGTTTCCGCGGTCCTCGCCGTTCGACTATGACAAGGCCGGCCTGGCGACGCTGAACTTCGTGCCGTCGATCGCCACGCTGACATTCGGCGTCATGGCGGGCCAGCGGCTCCGCGCCGAGTCCGCCGCTGCCGCCTGCCGGTGGCTTGTCGCATGGGGCGCCGCACTGATCGGCGCCGGCCTGCTGATGGGATGGACGCTCTGCCCGATTGTGAAGTCGATCTGGACGCCGTCCTACACTCTGCTGAGCGGCGGCTGCGTCTTCCTGATCCTGGCCGCGTTCGTCAGCACGATCGAGGTCTGGGGCGCGAGAGCCTGGGCGTTTCCGCTGGTCGTCGTCGGCACGAATTCACTCGCCATGTACCTGATGCTGCATCTCTTCGCCGAGAGCCTGTGGCGCGGCGTCGGCCGGCATCTCAGCTGGTTGCCATGGCTCGGCGAGTACGCGGTGGTTTCGGCCCTGCTCTGGCTGACCTGCTACTGGATGTATCGGAAGCGCATCGTCATCACGATCTGA
- a CDS encoding PIG-L deacetylase family protein: protein MQHFRLAAGDRSPLTILCVGAHSDDIEIGCGGTILQLAARRRVDVRWVVFSANDAREREARRGARRFLRRARSAEVTVHRFQDGFLPSAVADVKAIFEQMKAQCSPDIVFTHYRDDRHQDHRVLSDLCWNTFRDHCILEYEIPKYDGDLGTPNCFVPLTRAIARQKVRGLHEVFGTQRGKHWFADETFFGLMRLRGMECRAPDAYAEAFYGRKIVVGA from the coding sequence ATGCAGCACTTCCGTCTGGCGGCCGGTGACCGGTCGCCGCTCACGATCCTCTGCGTCGGCGCCCATTCCGATGACATCGAGATCGGCTGCGGCGGGACGATTCTTCAGCTCGCGGCCCGGCGGCGAGTCGACGTGCGGTGGGTGGTGTTCTCGGCCAACGACGCGCGCGAGCGCGAGGCCCGCCGCGGCGCGCGGCGATTCCTTCGACGCGCGCGTTCGGCGGAAGTGACGGTTCACCGCTTCCAGGACGGCTTCCTTCCATCGGCCGTCGCCGACGTCAAGGCGATCTTCGAGCAGATGAAGGCGCAATGTTCTCCCGACATCGTCTTCACCCACTACCGCGACGATCGCCATCAGGATCATCGCGTGCTCTCCGATCTCTGCTGGAACACTTTCCGGGATCACTGCATCCTCGAGTACGAAATCCCGAAATACGACGGCGATCTCGGCACGCCCAACTGCTTCGTCCCGTTGACGCGGGCGATTGCGCGCCAGAAGGTCCGAGGACTGCACGAGGTCTTTGGCACCCAGCGCGGCAAGCACTGGTTCGCCGACGAAACGTTCTTCGGGCTGATGCGGCTGCGCGGGATGGAATGCCGGGCCCCCGACGCCTATGCCGAGGCGTTCTACGGGAGAAAGATTGTCGTAGGCGCGTGA